In Fusobacteriaceae bacterium, one genomic interval encodes:
- a CDS encoding DUF362 domain-containing protein yields MEKAKVYFTDFRTIAFGDGLPVKLQKLIKAAGIGKIDMDGKFVAIKMHFGEMGNISFLRPNYARAVVEVVKALGGKPFLTDCNTMYPGSRKNALEHLQCAWENGFTAMTVGCPILIGDGLKGTDDVAVPVAGGEYVKEARIGRAVMDADVFISLTHFKGHEMTGFGGAIKNIGMGCGSRAGKKDQHSSGKPDIDPESCRGCRKCYPECANGGLFFDEAKKIMTVVKENCVGCGRCLGACNFDAISFENDNASALLNCRMAEYCKAVVDGRPNFHISLVLDISPYCDCHPENDAPILPDIGMFASFDPLALDQACADACLKTAPLPNAVLSDNMAARDFVDHHDHFVNTSQESEWRTCLAHGEKIGLGTRAYELVVIKNG; encoded by the coding sequence ATGGAAAAGGCCAAAGTTTATTTTACGGATTTTCGGACCATCGCCTTCGGCGACGGTTTGCCGGTAAAGCTGCAAAAGCTCATCAAAGCGGCGGGGATCGGTAAGATAGATATGGACGGGAAATTTGTCGCGATCAAGATGCATTTCGGGGAAATGGGGAATATCAGCTTCCTGCGGCCCAATTACGCCAGAGCCGTCGTTGAGGTCGTGAAAGCGTTGGGGGGGAAGCCCTTTTTGACCGATTGCAACACGATGTACCCGGGGAGCAGAAAAAACGCGCTGGAACATCTCCAATGCGCCTGGGAAAACGGATTTACCGCCATGACCGTCGGTTGCCCGATTCTGATCGGCGACGGGCTCAAAGGGACCGATGACGTGGCCGTTCCCGTCGCGGGCGGCGAGTATGTCAAAGAAGCGAGGATCGGCCGGGCCGTCATGGACGCCGATGTCTTCATCAGTCTCACGCATTTTAAAGGACACGAAATGACCGGCTTCGGCGGCGCCATCAAGAATATCGGCATGGGTTGCGGGTCCCGGGCAGGAAAAAAAGACCAGCACAGCAGCGGGAAACCCGATATCGATCCCGAAAGCTGCCGGGGCTGTCGCAAATGCTATCCCGAATGCGCAAACGGCGGACTTTTCTTTGATGAGGCGAAAAAAATCATGACCGTCGTCAAGGAAAATTGCGTGGGCTGCGGCAGATGCCTGGGCGCCTGTAATTTTGACGCTATTTCCTTCGAAAACGACAACGCCTCGGCGCTTTTGAACTGCCGCATGGCCGAATACTGCAAGGCCGTCGTGGACGGCAGACCCAATTTTCATATTTCGCTGGTTTTGGATATTTCGCCCTACTGTGACTGCCATCCGGAAAATGACGCGCCGATTCTCCCCGATATCGGAATGTTCGCCTCCTTTGATCCGCTGGCGCTCGATCAGGCCTGCGCCGACGCCTGCCTCAAGACGGCGCCTTTGCCCAACGCCGTCCTTTCTGACAATATGGCCGCGCGCGATTTCGTCGATCATCACGATCATTTTGTGAATACCTCTCAAGAGTCCGAGTGGCGGACCTGCCTGGCGCATGGCGAAAAAATAGGCCTCGGAACGAGGGCCTATGAGCTTGTTGTCATAAAAAACGGGTGA
- a CDS encoding ROK family transcriptional regulator — translation MEFYQKMDKLRIAQTNKYNVFRCLIRNGPINRAAIARMTNLSIPTVMTITAELLDKGVIRSIGKGESSGGKPPEMLELDPRCFYCVGVDVGRTTIRLIATDAASGQVAELQELTGNPLPARDFISRIGDLVLNLMEKGRIAPEKIVGIGVAMPGLIEKESGRVIFSPDFEWTEIPLKHWLKDKLPFTILVENANRALALNESYFAGDGEPTHTAFTVNLGHGIGAGLVLGEELYMGAGGTSGEIGHIIVEQGGPLCMCGNRGCLEAVASGDAIAKKGRAAIEKGEAEGIYALCGGRGEEIEAKTVFMASERGDQAAMKIIDDAAEYIGIGLSMAINVLDPDRLVLCGGLMRNDASFFEKIKASIEKHKMKQTGRQLVITRGIKGENSTAAGVCRLLLNTLWRERSLPI, via the coding sequence ATGGAATTTTATCAGAAAATGGACAAGCTGCGAATCGCGCAGACAAATAAATACAATGTTTTCCGCTGCCTGATCCGAAACGGGCCCATCAACCGGGCGGCCATAGCGAGAATGACCAATTTGAGCATCCCTACGGTCATGACCATTACGGCGGAGCTGCTGGACAAGGGCGTCATCCGGTCCATCGGCAAGGGAGAATCGTCGGGCGGGAAGCCGCCGGAAATGCTTGAACTGGATCCCCGTTGCTTTTATTGCGTAGGGGTCGACGTCGGACGGACGACCATCCGTCTGATCGCGACGGACGCGGCCTCAGGGCAGGTGGCGGAGCTGCAGGAGTTGACGGGGAACCCGTTGCCGGCCCGGGACTTTATCTCGCGAATCGGGGATCTCGTGCTGAATCTCATGGAAAAGGGGCGTATCGCCCCGGAAAAGATCGTCGGGATCGGCGTCGCCATGCCGGGTCTGATCGAAAAAGAGAGCGGCAGGGTCATTTTTTCGCCGGATTTTGAATGGACGGAAATTCCGCTGAAGCACTGGCTCAAAGATAAACTCCCCTTTACGATTCTCGTCGAAAACGCCAACCGGGCCCTTGCCTTGAATGAAAGTTATTTCGCCGGAGACGGGGAACCGACCCATACGGCCTTTACGGTCAATCTCGGGCACGGAATCGGCGCTGGCCTTGTCCTGGGGGAGGAACTTTACATGGGCGCCGGCGGCACATCGGGCGAGATCGGACACATCATTGTGGAGCAGGGGGGGCCTCTTTGCATGTGCGGAAACAGAGGCTGTCTCGAGGCCGTGGCTTCGGGCGACGCCATCGCGAAAAAAGGGCGGGCCGCCATAGAAAAAGGCGAAGCGGAGGGGATTTACGCGCTCTGCGGCGGAAGAGGAGAAGAGATTGAGGCGAAAACAGTCTTTATGGCTTCGGAGCGGGGCGACCAGGCGGCCATGAAAATAATTGATGACGCCGCCGAATACATCGGGATCGGTCTCTCCATGGCAATCAACGTCCTTGACCCCGACAGACTGGTCCTCTGCGGCGGTCTCATGCGAAACGACGCCTCGTTTTTCGAGAAAATCAAGGCGAGCATAGAGAAACACAAAATGAAGCAAACCGGACGCCAATTGGTCATAACGCGTGGCATCAAAGGGGAAAACAGCACGGCCGCCGGCGTGTGCCGCCTGCTCCTCAATACGCTCTGGCGGGAGCGGAGTCTGCCGATCTAA
- a CDS encoding branched-chain amino acid aminotransferase, with the protein MNINVTKAQQLKEKPDWNDLGFGKYYTDHMFTMDYTTEKGWHNGAIVPFGPVPMNPVALVLHYAQEVFEGMKAYRAKDGRVLLFRPEMNGKRMARSCDRLCMPELPVDMFIQAVNDLVAFEKDWIPKLPGTSLYVRPFMFACNPDIAPHIGSAYKFMIVLTPVGTYYKEGINPVKIYVEEEYTRAARGGTGFTKCGGNYAASLIAQKKAEKEGFTQVLWLDGVERKYVEEVGTMNVMFKIGGEIWTAPLDGNILPGVTRDSCLKILRDWGLTVREEPLAIDALMEAGKTGALEEAFGTGTAAIISPIGSLRYKGDTITVNDFKTGALTKKLYDYLTGIQYGDIPDPYGWVYEVKG; encoded by the coding sequence ATGAACATCAACGTTACAAAAGCGCAGCAATTGAAGGAGAAACCCGATTGGAACGATCTGGGCTTCGGAAAGTACTACACGGATCACATGTTTACCATGGACTACACGACGGAAAAAGGCTGGCACAACGGCGCCATCGTGCCTTTCGGGCCCGTCCCCATGAATCCCGTGGCCCTCGTTTTGCATTACGCTCAGGAAGTATTTGAGGGAATGAAGGCCTACAGGGCCAAAGACGGTCGGGTGCTCCTGTTCCGCCCCGAGATGAACGGGAAACGGATGGCCCGCTCCTGCGACAGGCTCTGTATGCCCGAACTACCCGTGGATATGTTTATCCAGGCCGTCAACGATCTCGTAGCCTTCGAAAAGGACTGGATCCCCAAACTACCGGGAACGTCTCTCTATGTCCGGCCCTTTATGTTTGCCTGCAATCCCGACATCGCGCCTCACATCGGGAGCGCCTACAAATTTATGATCGTTTTGACCCCTGTGGGAACCTATTATAAAGAAGGGATCAATCCTGTCAAAATCTACGTGGAAGAAGAATATACCCGGGCGGCGCGGGGCGGCACGGGCTTTACCAAATGCGGAGGCAACTACGCGGCTTCGCTGATTGCCCAGAAAAAGGCCGAAAAGGAAGGCTTTACCCAAGTGCTCTGGCTGGACGGCGTCGAGCGCAAATACGTGGAGGAAGTGGGCACCATGAACGTCATGTTCAAGATCGGCGGAGAAATCTGGACGGCCCCCCTGGACGGCAACATTCTTCCGGGCGTAACCCGGGACAGTTGCCTCAAGATTCTCCGGGACTGGGGCCTTACGGTCCGGGAGGAACCCCTTGCCATTGACGCCCTCATGGAAGCGGGAAAGACCGGGGCGTTGGAAGAAGCCTTCGGAACAGGGACCGCCGCCATTATTTCGCCGATCGGATCGCTGCGCTACAAGGGCGATACGATTACGGTCAACGACTTCAAGACCGGCGCTCTTACGAAAAAGCTCTATGATTATCTGACGGGGATCCAATACGGCGATATTCCCGATCCCTACGGCTGGGTCTACGAGGTGAAGGGGTAG
- a CDS encoding DUF488 domain-containing protein, producing MKIYTIGFTKKSAENFFSVLEEQHIEALVDIRLNNTSQLAGFSRYPDLPYFLEKIIHVRYIQDPDFAPSKEMLRRFREGDINWDAYTLAYQKLLEERNIKDHIQEKYRDFLDKNICLLCSEDKADHCHRSLAAQEIKKQLGGEIINL from the coding sequence ATGAAAATATACACGATCGGATTCACGAAAAAAAGCGCCGAGAACTTTTTTTCAGTCCTTGAGGAACAGCACATAGAAGCGCTTGTAGATATTCGCTTGAACAATACGTCTCAACTGGCCGGCTTTTCCAGATACCCGGATTTGCCTTATTTTTTGGAAAAGATCATTCATGTCCGCTATATACAGGATCCTGATTTTGCCCCTTCGAAAGAGATGTTGCGACGATTCAGAGAGGGCGACATCAATTGGGACGCATATACTTTGGCTTATCAAAAGCTGTTGGAAGAGCGGAACATAAAAGATCACATTCAAGAAAAATACAGAGATTTCCTTGACAAGAACATATGCCTGTTGTGCAGTGAGGACAAAGCAGATCACTGTCACCGGTCTTTGGCGGCGCAGGAAATCAAAAAACAACTAGGCGGTGAAATTATCAATCTTTAA
- a CDS encoding DUF488 domain-containing protein codes for MNDKTVFSIGHSQHEPEYFLQLLKQHEINYVIDVRSHPYSEFAQNYNRENLKRFLEENGVHYYFMGDYFGARRPEKKLYTSEGYLDFDKVRQDEKFSQGKNNVIKGIENGNRIAFMCVEKDPLDCHRAILVTKSFHDAGINVRHILSDGSVQTQEELENRLLGKYFPKRQQKSLFDENNLSEEQYLINAYKRQNKEIGYSMDAEMEKRIG; via the coding sequence ATGAACGACAAAACAGTTTTTTCTATCGGGCATTCGCAGCATGAACCTGAATATTTTCTGCAACTGCTGAAACAACATGAAATCAACTACGTGATTGATGTGCGGAGCCATCCTTATTCCGAATTTGCCCAAAACTATAACCGGGAGAACTTAAAACGGTTTCTGGAAGAAAATGGCGTGCATTATTACTTTATGGGAGACTATTTCGGAGCGAGACGTCCTGAGAAAAAACTCTATACAAGTGAGGGATATCTCGATTTTGATAAGGTCAGACAAGATGAAAAATTCAGTCAAGGAAAGAACAACGTCATAAAAGGAATTGAAAACGGGAACCGGATCGCTTTCATGTGTGTAGAAAAGGATCCGTTAGACTGTCACAGGGCTATCCTTGTCACGAAATCTTTTCATGATGCAGGAATAAACGTGCGACACATTCTGTCCGACGGCTCTGTTCAGACACAGGAAGAACTGGAAAACAGACTACTCGGAAAGTATTTTCCCAAGCGACAGCAGAAAAGTTTGTTTGACGAAAATAATCTGTCAGAGGAGCAGTACCTAATCAATGCTTACAAAAGGCAAAATAAAGAGATTGGGTATTCGATGGACGCGGAAATGGAAAAGAGAATCGGATAA
- a CDS encoding carbohydrate kinase, with translation MGFDVTALGELLIDFTPDGTNSRGIALYARNPGGAPANVLAMITKLGGRTAFIGKVGKDAFGDYLRETLVSAGIDVSGLMTDREYPTTLAFVNLDKNGDRSFSFYRKPGADLLLTPEEIKKDLIDEARIFHFGSVSLSGEPCRQTVHEAVAYARTKGKIVSFDPNYRPLLWDSEESARREILRLVPQADILKVSEEEMLLLTGLPPAKADDRDARLALFEKGAAALSAMGPVTVLVSLGADGAFYRCPKGSGHLATYDVKTVDTTGAGDAFLGAILWKLREKSREDLRQMEPAELAAITDFGNAAGSLTTMVKGAIPALPEAAAIEAFTSKI, from the coding sequence TTGGGCTTTGATGTTACGGCTTTGGGAGAGCTTTTGATTGATTTTACGCCCGACGGAACCAATAGCCGCGGGATTGCTTTGTATGCCCGGAATCCGGGCGGCGCGCCCGCCAATGTCCTTGCCATGATTACGAAACTGGGGGGTCGGACGGCCTTTATCGGAAAGGTCGGGAAAGACGCCTTCGGAGACTATCTCCGGGAGACGCTGGTCTCGGCCGGGATCGACGTCTCCGGTCTCATGACGGACCGGGAATACCCGACGACCCTGGCCTTTGTGAATCTCGACAAAAACGGCGACCGCTCTTTCAGTTTCTACCGGAAGCCCGGCGCGGATCTGCTGTTGACTCCCGAGGAAATCAAAAAAGACCTCATCGATGAGGCCCGGATTTTTCATTTCGGCTCGGTATCCCTGAGCGGGGAACCCTGTCGGCAAACGGTTCATGAGGCCGTGGCTTACGCCAGGACAAAAGGGAAAATCGTGAGTTTTGACCCCAATTACCGGCCGCTTCTATGGGATTCGGAAGAAAGCGCCCGACGGGAAATCCTGCGGCTCGTACCGCAGGCGGACATCCTCAAGGTCTCCGAAGAGGAAATGCTTCTTTTGACGGGACTTCCCCCCGCCAAGGCCGACGACCGCGACGCCCGGCTGGCCCTTTTCGAAAAAGGCGCCGCGGCCCTTTCCGCCATGGGGCCCGTCACGGTCCTCGTTTCCCTGGGCGCGGACGGAGCCTTTTACCGCTGCCCCAAAGGCTCGGGCCATTTGGCGACCTATGACGTCAAGACAGTGGATACCACCGGCGCCGGAGACGCTTTCCTGGGCGCGATCCTCTGGAAACTCCGGGAGAAGTCCCGTGAAGACCTGCGGCAAATGGAGCCCGCGGAACTGGCGGCCATAACGGATTTCGGAAACGCCGCCGGAAGCCTCACGACTATGGTTAAAGGGGCGATTCCCGCGCTGCCTGAGGCGGCGGCGATCGAGGCATTTACCTCCAAAATATAA
- a CDS encoding NAD(P)-dependent alcohol dehydrogenase, whose product MKALVLEEKRKLSLRDYPITETTGPDDVKIKIKACGICGSDIHYYTEGAIGDFIVREPMIMGHEAAGEIIEVGKNVKHLKVGDLVCMEPGIPNLHSREVLEGMYNIDPDVVFWATPPVHGCLRETVVHPAQFCFKLPEGVSAAEGAMIEPLAIGVEAAKKAAIKPGDTALVIGCGTIGVMCAISALAGGCSKVWITDVKQAKLDLAGTVENIVPVNTEKVNLLDYIAKETEGKGVDVIFEASGSPKVYPDFFRCAKKGARAILVGMMNGTVPLDVNVLSNRGITVESIFRYTNCFDRAIALVKAGKIDIKRFISKTYKLDDAIAAYEFAAEGHPEIVKVMIEL is encoded by the coding sequence ATGAAAGCGTTGGTTCTGGAAGAAAAGAGAAAATTAAGCCTGCGGGATTACCCGATTACGGAAACCACGGGTCCCGATGACGTTAAGATCAAGATCAAAGCCTGCGGCATCTGCGGCAGCGATATCCACTATTACACCGAGGGGGCCATCGGCGATTTTATCGTCCGGGAGCCCATGATTATGGGCCATGAGGCCGCGGGAGAAATCATTGAAGTCGGCAAAAACGTAAAACACCTGAAAGTGGGCGATCTCGTCTGCATGGAGCCCGGCATCCCCAATCTCCACTCCAGGGAAGTGCTCGAGGGCATGTACAACATCGATCCCGACGTGGTGTTCTGGGCAACGCCGCCGGTACACGGCTGCCTGCGCGAGACCGTCGTACACCCGGCGCAGTTTTGCTTTAAACTGCCCGAAGGGGTATCGGCCGCCGAAGGCGCCATGATAGAGCCATTGGCCATCGGCGTCGAAGCCGCCAAGAAAGCCGCCATCAAGCCAGGCGACACGGCTCTCGTCATCGGTTGCGGCACCATCGGCGTCATGTGCGCGATCTCGGCTCTGGCCGGCGGCTGCAGCAAAGTCTGGATCACCGACGTCAAGCAGGCGAAGCTGGATCTCGCGGGGACCGTCGAGAATATCGTTCCGGTTAATACGGAAAAAGTCAATCTGCTGGACTATATCGCCAAAGAGACCGAGGGCAAAGGGGTCGACGTGATCTTCGAAGCCTCGGGCAGCCCGAAAGTGTATCCGGATTTCTTCCGCTGCGCGAAAAAAGGCGCGCGGGCGATCCTCGTGGGCATGATGAACGGCACGGTTCCCCTGGACGTCAATGTGCTCTCCAACCGCGGCATTACAGTGGAATCCATTTTCCGCTACACAAACTGCTTCGACCGGGCCATCGCTTTGGTCAAAGCGGGAAAAATCGATATCAAACGCTTCATCAGCAAGACGTACAAGCTCGATGACGCCATCGCGGCCTATGAATTCGCGGCCGAAGGGCATCCGGAGATCGTGAAGGTCATGATTGAGCTTTAG
- the rbsD gene encoding D-ribose pyranase: MTETGILNRDIAAEMAKLGHTDRLLIADAGLAIPAATKVIDLSLEENVPTAIEVLKAVLKHFSVEKIILSKATEAVSPTRKKDFLACFTEELPLEEFEHPVFRDELTKTVKFAIRTGDFTANSNIILVSAGGPRWYCEK, from the coding sequence ATGACAGAGACAGGTATACTGAACCGCGACATCGCGGCGGAAATGGCGAAACTGGGCCATACGGACAGGCTTCTGATCGCCGACGCCGGCCTTGCCATCCCGGCCGCCACGAAAGTCATCGACCTTTCCCTCGAGGAAAACGTCCCTACGGCCATCGAGGTCCTGAAAGCGGTGTTGAAACACTTCAGCGTGGAAAAAATCATTCTCTCCAAGGCTACGGAAGCCGTCAGTCCCACCCGAAAGAAAGATTTTCTCGCCTGCTTCACGGAAGAACTGCCCCTCGAAGAATTCGAACATCCGGTATTTCGGGACGAGCTCACGAAAACCGTGAAATTCGCGATCCGCACCGGGGATTTTACGGCAAATTCCAACATCATCCTGGTATCGGCGGGCGGGCCGAGATGGTATTGCGAGAAGTAG
- a CDS encoding iron-containing alcohol dehydrogenase: MKSFNYFAPTEIIFGWGRVSETGAVASKYGKKALLVTVPEFPAVAPLYQKVKDSLTAAGLEVAHFDGVIPNPTTVEVSAGAKLAKASGAELVIGLGGGSSMDTAKAIAVEATHPGSAWDYLHYTAGPTEKTLPIIAIGTTAGTGSQTTPCSVITNTAKKDKSAIWHKNIFPRVAIVDPEVTVSMPKSVTAQTGFDAFCHNFEAYLSVNANPLIEALALDAVKIIVEYLPKALADGNDKEARSQMAWADTLGGLTNASAGVTLPHGLGMQIGGHCPSVTHGQALAVQYPEFTRFTWKSAIKKFATVGRIFDATLAKDSDEVAAEKACGAIDAFLKKIDLWIDLKSLGVTMADIREIADCGQVLGDYKNNPRVATIPEMYELLTRCYERK, translated from the coding sequence ATGAAATCATTCAATTACTTCGCGCCGACGGAAATCATCTTCGGATGGGGCCGCGTCAGCGAAACGGGGGCCGTTGCCTCCAAATACGGCAAAAAAGCCCTTCTCGTAACGGTACCGGAATTTCCTGCCGTTGCGCCGCTTTACCAAAAAGTCAAAGACTCCCTGACCGCCGCGGGCCTTGAAGTAGCACATTTTGACGGCGTCATCCCCAACCCCACCACCGTCGAAGTCTCCGCGGGCGCGAAACTCGCCAAAGCATCCGGCGCGGAACTTGTGATCGGCCTGGGCGGCGGTTCCTCCATGGATACGGCCAAAGCCATCGCCGTCGAAGCAACCCATCCCGGCAGCGCTTGGGACTATCTCCATTATACGGCGGGGCCCACCGAAAAAACGCTGCCCATTATCGCCATCGGCACCACGGCCGGTACCGGCAGCCAGACAACCCCCTGCTCCGTCATTACCAACACCGCCAAAAAAGACAAATCCGCCATCTGGCATAAGAATATTTTCCCCAGGGTCGCCATCGTTGACCCCGAAGTCACGGTCTCCATGCCGAAATCCGTTACGGCGCAAACGGGATTTGACGCCTTCTGTCACAATTTCGAGGCCTATCTCTCCGTAAACGCCAATCCCTTGATTGAGGCCCTGGCCCTGGACGCCGTCAAGATCATCGTCGAATACCTCCCCAAGGCGCTGGCCGACGGAAACGACAAGGAAGCCCGCTCGCAAATGGCCTGGGCCGATACGCTGGGCGGCCTCACAAACGCCTCGGCGGGGGTTACGCTCCCCCACGGACTCGGGATGCAAATCGGCGGACATTGTCCGTCCGTCACTCACGGACAAGCCTTGGCCGTTCAATATCCTGAATTTACGCGATTTACATGGAAGTCCGCCATCAAGAAGTTCGCCACAGTCGGACGGATTTTCGATGCGACCCTCGCCAAAGACAGCGACGAAGTTGCCGCCGAAAAAGCCTGCGGCGCCATCGACGCCTTCCTCAAAAAAATCGACCTCTGGATCGATCTCAAATCCCTGGGCGTGACCATGGCCGATATCCGTGAGATCGCCGATTGCGGTCAGGTCCTGGGCGATTACAAGAACAACCCCCGGGTCGCCACGATTCCCGAAATGTATGAGCTTTTGACCCGCTGCTACGAGCGCAAATAA
- a CDS encoding substrate-binding domain-containing protein — MKKFFTGILLFVLLACGSLFASGKSPLVGDPKEEYYMVTFLSGIDYWKICFDGMEDAAKLYGVKAIYTGQADADVSGQVAVLEGVIAKQPKGIAITCVDSTAFADTIDAAIKQGIAVVTFDSDSPTSQRPSYISTGNEAAGIAAAKFLAPLIGNKGTIAIVYTIGSENQETRVAGFKAWLAANAPDVKLTIVNDGGDTTKAADNVAAALQANSDITGIFCVSGISGFVVPTTVKESGKNVKILTFDVDKSVLDKLKTGEIDGTVAQGQYNMGYWSQVFLYHLAHKLPAKALPGFLDTGVTIVTKDQADEYYIKEKK, encoded by the coding sequence ATGAAAAAATTTTTTACAGGCATTTTATTGTTCGTATTACTGGCGTGCGGCAGCTTGTTTGCTTCAGGCAAATCCCCCCTCGTGGGAGATCCCAAGGAAGAATATTACATGGTTACATTCCTTTCGGGCATTGACTACTGGAAGATCTGCTTTGACGGTATGGAAGACGCCGCAAAACTCTACGGCGTAAAAGCGATTTATACGGGACAGGCCGACGCCGACGTTTCCGGTCAGGTTGCCGTACTGGAAGGCGTTATCGCCAAACAGCCCAAGGGTATCGCGATCACCTGCGTGGATTCCACCGCTTTTGCCGACACCATTGACGCCGCCATCAAACAAGGCATCGCCGTCGTAACCTTTGACTCCGATTCGCCGACATCCCAGAGACCGTCCTACATTTCCACGGGAAATGAAGCCGCCGGTATCGCCGCCGCCAAATTCCTGGCGCCGTTAATCGGAAACAAGGGCACAATCGCCATCGTTTACACGATCGGATCCGAAAATCAAGAAACCCGCGTTGCCGGTTTCAAAGCCTGGCTGGCCGCCAATGCTCCCGACGTGAAACTGACCATCGTCAATGACGGCGGAGACACGACAAAAGCCGCCGATAACGTAGCCGCCGCCCTTCAGGCGAACAGCGACATCACGGGAATCTTCTGTGTTTCCGGAATCTCCGGCTTCGTAGTTCCGACAACCGTAAAAGAAAGCGGAAAGAACGTAAAGATTTTGACCTTTGACGTAGACAAATCCGTTCTGGACAAGTTGAAGACCGGCGAAATCGACGGAACCGTTGCGCAAGGTCAGTACAACATGGGTTACTGGTCGCAGGTATTCCTGTATCACCTGGCCCACAAGCTGCCCGCCAAGGCGCTTCCCGGTTTCCTTGATACCGGCGTTACCATCGTAACAAAAGACCAGGCCGACGAATATTACATCAAAGAAAAGAAATAA
- a CDS encoding ABC transporter permease gives MREAEKKGFVKRALAQRESTVAIIIVISVIVVNFLQPKFLTWANFRSIAQAVSTDGLFAIGLCFALILGGIELSVGGVAAMTSVITGYLCLAGWSIWTACLVAIAAGLFVGIFNGFMVSKVGLPPFIVTLGMMNLSRGVAYILTKGSPLSLSGYLPKGFRFLATGDLAGIPMLFVIFVIVAVIATIFTKKSSACRNIFFVGSNENAARFSGINVDKVKMVVYIIVALLSTLAGLLSLARFNVATPVLSNGAETTAISAAVVGGTAFTGGTGSIIGTFLGIVLLKVVNSALVMLNVSVYWQNFVQGAILVLAVTMDYLSHREGGLFKSLKWDRKKTTEFIGNIAKSDQNKETKDV, from the coding sequence ATGCGTGAAGCTGAAAAAAAAGGATTCGTCAAGCGGGCTTTGGCCCAGCGGGAATCCACCGTCGCGATCATCATTGTCATTTCCGTCATTGTCGTGAATTTTTTACAACCGAAATTTCTGACCTGGGCAAATTTCAGAAGCATCGCCCAGGCCGTATCCACAGACGGGCTGTTCGCGATCGGCTTGTGTTTTGCTTTGATCCTCGGCGGAATCGAACTTTCCGTAGGCGGCGTTGCGGCCATGACCAGCGTAATCACCGGCTATCTTTGCCTTGCCGGGTGGAGCATCTGGACGGCTTGCCTCGTAGCCATTGCGGCGGGTCTGTTTGTAGGGATTTTCAACGGCTTCATGGTCAGCAAAGTAGGTTTACCGCCTTTCATCGTGACATTGGGTATGATGAATCTCTCCCGCGGCGTGGCTTACATTTTGACGAAAGGGTCGCCCTTGTCGCTTTCGGGTTATCTGCCCAAGGGTTTTCGTTTCCTTGCGACCGGTGATCTCGCGGGAATACCGATGCTTTTCGTCATTTTTGTTATCGTTGCCGTCATTGCGACGATTTTTACGAAAAAATCCAGCGCCTGCCGGAACATCTTTTTTGTGGGGTCCAATGAAAACGCGGCGAGATTTTCCGGAATCAACGTCGACAAAGTCAAAATGGTTGTCTATATTATCGTGGCGCTGCTTTCCACGTTGGCCGGTCTCTTGAGCCTTGCGCGTTTCAACGTGGCGACGCCCGTTTTGAGTAACGGGGCGGAAACAACGGCCATATCGGCCGCAGTCGTTGGAGGAACGGCGTTTACCGGCGGCACCGGCAGCATTATCGGAACATTCCTGGGGATCGTATTGTTGAAAGTCGTCAATTCCGCTTTGGTTATGCTCAATGTTTCCGTGTACTGGCAAAATTTCGTGCAGGGAGCGATTCTTGTCCTCGCCGTGACCATGGACTACCTTTCCCACCGGGAAGGCGGGCTTTTCAAATCGCTCAAATGGGATCGCAAAAAAACGACTGAATTTATCGGCAATATCGCCAAATCCGATCAAAATAAAGAAACGAAGGATGTTTGA